A genomic region of Streptosporangium lutulentum contains the following coding sequences:
- a CDS encoding glycoside hydrolase family 13 protein, with protein sequence MHMEIPWWRDAVVYEIYVRSFADASGDGVGDLPGIRQRLPYLAELGVDAIWLTPFYRSPMADGGYDVADYRDVDPLFGTLADFDALVAEAHRLGLRVIVDIVPNHSSSEHEWFQAALRGEGRERYMFRDGGDLPPNNWQSTFSGPAWTKTPDGQWYLHLFASGQPDFNWRNPEVHAEFLDVLRFWLDREVDGFRIDVAMGLYKAEGLPDTPPEDQAFKAESPIWGRPEVHEVYREWRKVLDSYPGERMAIGEVWTDSAEDLALYVRPDELHQSFNFAWLEAPWSAPAFRKIIDDTLDAVTAPTWVLSNHDVVRHVTRYGEGLTDSTPGLARGRAALLAMLALPGSAYLYQGEELGLPEVKDLPPEARQDPIFVRSEGRLPGRDGCRVPLPWSGAAEPYGFSPDGVRPWLPQPAEWATLNAERQAGDPGSTLSFYQEALRARRALRGSLDDRVTWLESPADALFFSRGPLTCVINCGSEPVQLPPHDRVLIGSAPIEGHLLLPDTAAWLYTP encoded by the coding sequence ATGCACATGGAAATCCCCTGGTGGCGTGATGCCGTCGTCTACGAGATCTACGTTCGCAGCTTCGCCGACGCCTCGGGAGACGGCGTCGGCGATCTGCCCGGTATCCGGCAGCGCCTGCCGTACCTCGCCGAACTCGGCGTGGACGCGATCTGGCTGACCCCCTTCTACCGCTCCCCCATGGCCGACGGCGGCTACGACGTGGCGGATTACCGTGACGTCGACCCCCTTTTCGGCACCCTCGCCGACTTCGACGCGCTCGTCGCGGAGGCTCACCGGCTCGGGCTGCGGGTGATCGTGGACATCGTGCCGAACCACAGCTCCTCCGAGCACGAATGGTTCCAGGCCGCGCTACGGGGCGAGGGACGCGAGCGCTACATGTTCCGCGACGGCGGGGACCTGCCGCCCAACAACTGGCAGTCCACCTTCAGCGGCCCGGCCTGGACCAAGACGCCCGACGGGCAGTGGTACCTGCACTTGTTCGCCTCCGGTCAGCCGGACTTCAACTGGCGCAACCCCGAGGTGCACGCCGAGTTTCTCGACGTGCTGCGGTTCTGGCTGGATCGGGAGGTGGACGGGTTCAGGATCGACGTGGCGATGGGCCTGTACAAGGCCGAGGGCCTGCCGGACACCCCGCCGGAGGATCAGGCGTTCAAGGCCGAGTCGCCGATCTGGGGACGACCCGAGGTCCACGAGGTGTATCGGGAGTGGCGCAAGGTGCTCGACTCCTACCCGGGCGAGCGGATGGCCATCGGCGAGGTCTGGACCGACTCCGCCGAGGACCTCGCGCTCTACGTCCGTCCCGACGAACTGCACCAGAGCTTCAACTTCGCCTGGCTGGAGGCCCCCTGGTCCGCGCCGGCGTTCAGAAAGATCATCGACGACACCCTCGACGCGGTGACCGCCCCCACCTGGGTGCTCTCCAACCACGACGTGGTCCGTCACGTCACCCGGTACGGCGAGGGCCTGACCGATTCCACGCCGGGCCTCGCCCGTGGCCGCGCGGCGCTGCTCGCCATGCTCGCCCTGCCCGGATCGGCATATTTGTACCAAGGGGAGGAACTCGGCCTCCCCGAGGTGAAGGATCTTCCCCCGGAGGCCCGTCAGGACCCCATCTTCGTCCGCTCCGAGGGCAGGCTGCCCGGCCGGGACGGCTGCCGGGTCCCCCTTCCCTGGTCCGGCGCCGCCGAGCCGTACGGCTTCTCCCCCGACGGGGTCCGGCCCTGGCTGCCCCAGCCCGCCGAGTGGGCCACGCTGAACGCCGAGCGCCAGGCGGGCGACCCCGGCTCGACCCTGAGCTTCTATCAGGAGGCCCTGCGCGCCCGCCGCGCGCTGCGCGGCTCCCTCGACGACCGGGTCACCTGGCTGGAGTCCCCCGCGGACGCCTTGTTCTTCAGCCGCGGCCCGCTGACCTGTGTCATCAACTGCGGCTCCGAGCCGGTACAGCTTCCGCCGCACGACCGGGTCCTGATCGGCAGCGCCCCCATCGAGGGCCATCTGCTCCTTCCGGACACGGCGGCCTGGCTGTACACCCCGTGA
- a CDS encoding globin, producing MSAIPEEPQSFYDAVGGEEAFRRLVHRFYEGVADDPLLRPLYPEEDLTGAEERLRLFLIQYWGGPNTYSLQRGHPRLRMRHNPFVIGPDERDAWLRHMHDAVASLELPEELEKRLWDYLVYAAQSMMNAPHA from the coding sequence GTGTCCGCGATCCCCGAGGAACCTCAGTCCTTCTACGACGCCGTCGGCGGCGAAGAGGCCTTCAGACGTCTCGTCCACCGTTTCTACGAGGGAGTGGCGGACGACCCGCTGCTACGGCCTCTCTACCCCGAGGAAGACCTCACCGGAGCCGAAGAACGGCTACGCCTCTTCCTGATCCAATACTGGGGTGGCCCCAACACCTACAGTCTCCAGCGCGGTCACCCCCGTCTGCGGATGCGGCACAACCCGTTCGTCATCGGCCCTGACGAGCGCGACGCCTGGCTGAGGCACATGCATGACGCGGTGGCCTCGCTGGAGCTCCCCGAGGAGCTGGAGAAGCGCCTCTGGGACTACCTGGTCTACGCGGCGCAGAGCATGATGAACGCCCCTCACGCATAA
- a CDS encoding mechanosensitive ion channel family protein, whose protein sequence is MSLLVPMLAISPPPTPPPSAPPIDAAIDDLVNASMGLTRGCEGSGGALCDLMRTVLPDTFAPLVAGLVAIVLVLLIALIFRKVAHRLITRVVRRASSGRASLAGRLRGREPSTPEGLDAIVAERRRQRAETIGSVLKHIASIVILGTAVLTVLDKLSIPIAPLLTSVGILGVAIGFGAQELVKDFIAGMFMLLEDQYGVGDVIDAGAAIGTVEAVTLRITRLRDIDGRVWYVRNGTITRVGNESQGWSRAAVDVPVAYTSDIPAVREILEEVTNEIWADPAYRDSVIVEEPQVWGIEQISDTAIIFRISAKTLPSKQAQVARELRIRVKSALDRASIPIAG, encoded by the coding sequence GTGTCCTTGCTTGTCCCCATGCTCGCGATAAGCCCCCCTCCCACCCCACCTCCGTCCGCGCCACCCATCGATGCGGCGATCGACGATCTGGTGAACGCGAGCATGGGCTTGACCAGGGGCTGCGAGGGCAGCGGAGGGGCTCTCTGCGATCTCATGCGGACCGTCCTGCCGGACACTTTCGCACCCCTGGTCGCGGGTCTGGTCGCCATCGTGCTGGTCCTGCTGATCGCCCTGATCTTCCGCAAGGTGGCCCATCGTCTGATCACCCGGGTGGTGAGGCGCGCGTCCTCCGGGCGCGCCTCCCTCGCCGGACGCCTGCGCGGCCGGGAGCCGTCGACCCCCGAGGGGCTCGACGCGATCGTGGCCGAGCGGCGCAGGCAACGGGCCGAGACCATCGGCTCGGTGCTCAAGCACATCGCCTCGATCGTCATCCTGGGCACCGCGGTCCTGACCGTCCTCGACAAACTCTCCATTCCCATCGCCCCCCTGCTGACCAGCGTCGGCATTCTGGGCGTGGCGATCGGCTTCGGCGCCCAGGAACTCGTCAAGGACTTCATCGCGGGCATGTTCATGCTCCTGGAGGATCAGTACGGCGTGGGCGACGTGATCGACGCCGGTGCCGCGATCGGCACCGTCGAGGCGGTCACCCTGCGCATCACCCGCCTGCGCGACATCGACGGCCGGGTCTGGTACGTCCGCAACGGCACCATCACCCGCGTCGGCAACGAGTCCCAGGGCTGGTCCCGCGCGGCGGTGGACGTGCCGGTGGCCTACACCTCCGACATCCCCGCGGTCCGCGAGATCCTGGAGGAGGTGACCAACGAGATCTGGGCCGATCCCGCCTACCGCGACTCCGTCATCGTCGAGGAGCCCCAGGTCTGGGGGATCGAGCAGATCTCCGACACGGCCATCATCTTCCGGATCAGCGCCAAGACCCTCCCGTCCAAGCAGGCCCAGGTCGCCCGGGAGCTCCGCATCCGCGTCAAGTCCGCTCTGGACCGCGCCTCCATCCCGATCGCGGGCTGA